The genomic stretch CTACACAGGTATGTTCTGGAGCCCGGGCTGCTTGGCTTCCTGTGCCCATAGCATGGCCATTTCTTAGCCCAACTGGACGTAACCTGAGTGCCTAGAAACCTACGTATCCCATCACGCCCTCTTGGCTAGCCCAAATTCTGTAAGACCAGGAGATAAAATTCTCTGTCATTTAAACATAAACACAGCCACGTCCACAGTAAGTGGGTGCAGGTACAAACATCTCGTCCTCATCTGCATCTGACAAGTTGACATGACTTGGAGGATGGTGACATGGTTTGCTCTCGGCTCTCGAGACTGAGCCAGGATTAGGACAGCCAAGCCACTGTCCTAGAGGGACAGAATGAAGGGGCAAGCACTCAGGGGTGGTCACACTGAGGGCAAGAGGCCCAGGAAGCACAGTGGTGATGTCGGGAGGCCTGGCAGAGGAGTGGGGGACAGCCACATAGCTCTAAGGATAGAGTTCCAGGCAAAGAAGACCAGATAGGAGGATCCCAGGCCTGCGAGGTAGGAGCACATGAGAGCACAGGCAGGCTGCCAGGCCAGGAGGCAGCACACCGCAGCGCCCAGTGCCGTGGTCAGCACttgcctgtttttgtttgtttaatattttttagctgtacttggacataatacctttattttatttatttgtatgtggtgctggggattgaacccagggcctcacctgtgctaggcgcacgctctaccactgagccccagccccagccccagcccttgcctCTGATCTTAATGAAAAGGGAATGCAGTGGAGGGCCAGGGCTCAGAGGGTGACTGGCACCTCCTCCTCCAGTGGCCCCCTGGGCCAGTGCAGAAGGGCCTGTGCTGTGGGTGGCAGCAGGTGGGGCGCAGGGCATGGATGCACTGGAGGGTCTGTGGTGACGAGGCCCAAGTCCATGGAGGACAGCCCTCAGGGCTGTGCAGAACAGAGGGACCACCCCAAGAACCCATTGGGCAGCTGCAGAGTCGAGGTGCTCTTTGTGCTGCAGACCCAGCTGCAGGCcccagctgggctcagtggtcTTTCAGTGCAGCCCCCTGCAGGTTCCGCCCAGTAACGGCATGGATCCAGACTCTGCTTGAATCCAGCCCAGTGGTGCTCAGAGACCAGGGACAGTACGATATCATTTCCCATTCCTGTTTGATTTTGTAAAGATGGAGTCCTTAGCTTAAATAGCAACCTCAAGGACAATTATGCGCCACTGACCCACTGCTGGCTCATCGACACCTCAAGGACCAGGAAAGCGTACCTGGAGCTCGTGGGGGTGGCTGCAACGCGTCAGGTGCTCTGTCAGGAGGGCCGGGAAGGGCCTGATGATGGCGTGGAAGGACGGCAGTGTGCCATACATGAGCACGCAGCGTTTTAGCAGGGCCAGACACACAGCCAGGCAGGACAGTCTGCAGGAGCAGGAGACAAGGGCAGGACATCCATTTGTTCCATGACAGCCAGTCACTGGGAAACCAGTACCCTGGGTGAGAAGGTCACCCTAGCCATGCTACCAAGAAGTCAAGTGAGGGCCCTCAGCTTACTACAAGCCGGGGGCACCCAGGAACAGCTGCCTCCTTCCCACGCAGGAAGGAGGGCTGTGGGAGACACTGCCAACTGGAAAGGACGGCTCCCTTCACTTCCCAGGTTAACACTGAAACTAAGCAGGTATGACTcgaaaaaaatccacatttttagGAAACTTTTTTGACATCAACCCAAAGGGCCATGAGAAACACACCAGCTAAAAACAAACTTTCAGGTGGTGAGTGAAAAGTGCCCATGTCTTCCACCCTCCTGGGGTGCTGACATACCTGGCGTGGGTGGCCTCAGCTGCAGTTGGGGAGCTCGGCCCACTTGCCCAGCGCAGGGGGAGGCTTCCCCTCTGCCAGGTGGCCACATCTTCTGCTTCAGAGACCAAGAGCAATTCGGAATTCTTCCCAAGTGCTCTGAAAGGATGCACCAGAGTAGAACCTGAATTCCAAGCATGACAGAGATGACGGGATGTTACTGACTACAGGTCGAGCCTGTAGCACCTCTGCTCCCAGGCTCCCTGGGTGGTGCCACACCTGTAGTCAACTCAAGGAGGCAGACAGCATGGGTACCATGCTGCCCCGGCAGAAGCTTTGGCAGGGGGTGGTCAGAGCCATGCCTAAACCCTGTCTTGGAGGCTTGCTGGCAATAGACTTCCTGTGGACCTACTATGTGTGGTATCATAGGCTCTAGGCCTTGACCAAAGCCTTGGGAGACACAATAAAATCAACAGAAAGAAACCAACTAAGTAGGAAAAGGGATAGTGAAAGAGATGGCCAGGAGGAGAGGACAAGGTCAGGCAGTTTTCAAGTCTGGAGGAGGGATGTCAGCAGAGACCCAGAGGGTGTGCCGCAGTTAACCTGCCCACCACCTGGAAACACAGATGCTGGGGGCGGGGGCAGACTGCTGCGGAGACCTGGGCAGGGCTGAGCAGAGGCAGCTGGGCAGATGGTCGGACTGTTGTCAATtgccccaggccaggccagctgcGCTTCCCGCCACCACTGCAAGCTTCCCAACCCTACTGCACGGCCCCGGGGTAGTTCCTGTAGCTCTTTCCAGCAGAAGTGCTGTCgtcttccctccattccccttttgGGGATCACGTGGATGGCTGTGCCTCTCTTTGCCAACACTGAGCCAGACACACATGTGCCAGCAATGGCCACCAGTGCCACCAGGGACCAAGGAAGCCACATGCGGGAAAGTCCTGTCATGGAAGAAAAGCTGAGGGGCAGGCAGGAGGAATGGAGTCCTGATTGAGGAACTGCCTAGATACCGCTCCTACCCAGGCCCCGCAGAGGCAGCCCTGTGCTCTCTGTCAGCCTCTGGGCATGAAGCAAGCTGGAAATGAGATGAGGCCAGAGCCCTAAGTCTGGAAAAGACCCAGATGGGACAGAGACCAAGCACCCATCACAGTTCCAGGGAGACAGCTGAGTGAGAAGTTTGCAGAAGGAAGAGTCTGCGTGAGGAAGCCCTGACCAGTGAAGGGCACTGAGGCCAGGACCAGGTTCAGAAGATCAGCCAGTGGGAGGAATCCTCATCACAACCCTGCTTTGCTACTGCTCCTTCCTAAATCCTATGGCCAGCTAAGTGACCTAACATAGGACGAAAGAAGAGCAAGGtgtggggaggctaaggcaagaggactaGTTTTGAGCTCAAGAgatcagggccagcctgggcaacatcctgacacaaaaaccaaaccaaaccaccaTGCACCAGGCCCCAGGCTCCCTCCCATGTACAACTAACCTCCCAAATTAAGACTGATattctgttttgtgtgtgtgtggagctgGGACTGCACCCAGGCccttgcatgctgggcaagcactctaccacggggccacattcccagccccgtTTCTTTTCACAATATTATTTCAATGCCTAAGAGAGAAGTGTGTCaagatttttatgtatatttcttgACACTGAGCCCTGGCTGTATGGTGTCCTCTTCTTAGTCTCTGCTCAGACTTGCACATGTGACCTCGGGCCTGGAAAGCACCGTTCCCTCAGCAGCAAGCTGAGTGtaggtgggtgtgggtgtgtgcacgtgcacactcAGAGGAGAACATGCTGCTCTGGGTGACAAGACTGCAGAagtgtttgtttttgtctctggGGAATTACTGTTTACAATACATGTCAAGGAAGTTCCCACACACCAACTCACCTTGGCTTTGTGTGTTTGGAGTTGCTATGTAGAGAATCccaagaagaaaattaataacCTCAGGTACGAATCTGTGAGACAGAGCCACGAACTCCAGAAACAAGCAGCACACAAAGAGGCCCTTCACCACGTCTTGGAGCGACAGCACCGGGCACTGGAAAGGAAGCCACAGGGGAGCTGGTGCTCTGGACTCATGTTCTGGGAACTGTGTGAGGCAGACACCTGGCTGCCCAGGGGAGCTGTGCTCTGAGCCTCACCCAGAGCGAGTCCTGCATCCTGACAATGACCCCTGCAGATGACACAGCCTTACCCACGTGTAAGGCAGGATCACTGCAGTCTATGTGGGCCAACTGTATGCCTCACAAAGGGAACCAATTTGAAATCCATACCCCCAAAGGGAACAAAAGCCCCTATCATATTGATTTGCCAGCTCCTTCCTGGGGACACATCCTCCACTAACCATGAACCTCTACACCAGACTCCCATACCCTGCCCATCCAGGGAAACACTCAAGGGTGCTGTGCACCTCGTCTGACCAGAACTCTGACCTCTTAGTTCTCACAGGTCCTAAAGACAAATGGGCTTCGGCCTGATCTCACGGTCAGTATCCCTGAACCTCAGCCATGCTCCTGTTCAACATGGCCCTGAGATGTGCTGGGAAGAGGAGACACACCTTCGTGAGCAGCTGGCTCAGGCACAGGAAGGCAGGGGTCACAACTGGGTGCCGGAAGTCAGAGGTCGGAAACAACATCCCAGCAATCTTCAAATAAATGAGCTGGAGAGAGAGTGTTGCCACAGATTACAGAAGGAAATGAAGCTCAACTAAAGCACACTCTTACAAGGGGCCCAGGAGCAGAGCTGGTTTAAAGTCCTGGTGAAACAGCCAGCGTCAGTGGGCACCGTGCTCCCCCTCACCTAGGTCTTCTGAAAACATCACCCAGAGAAAGCATGTGAACTGCTGAGCATGACAAGGTTCTTTAGAACAGACAGTTATTTTCAGTAGGTCCAATCCCAGAGCAGCAGCTTCCACAAGGAGCCTGCCACCAGCAGCAGATGGGGGTACTTAGGGGCAGCTGCCAGGGACCCACGTTAGAGCTGGAGGAGTCTGAAGTGGCCTTTCATACAGCAGGAGGGAACCTTCCACCCACACTGGTGAAGATGCCTTCTCCCTGGCCCAAGGTACCAGTTCATTGGTTTGTTTTCATTACAAAAACATACAACACTTCTGGGTGACATGCAGCCTCTAAAACCAGCACTTCCGGGAAGCTGGCGAGACTCCATTTCCCATCTCGGGTGGTTGCAAGGGCAACGAGCCCAGCAGCAGCACATCAGAGGGGCCGCATCACCTCTGCAGGGTGGCTCAGGACAAGGCTCCAGGAAACAGAGGCCAGCACTGCCCAGCCCACTGTAGCCTCAGGCCAGGGCCTGTCACAGGTGTGGTGAGGATTCCACTGGTTAGGAAGGGGAGCTCTCTCATGCCGAAACCTTGATATCTCCACCAGTTACCGTAATGTGAAAGCTAGAGTAAAAGGCCACATCCCTGAGGAAGAGGGAGACCTGCCATCTCCAGGACAGGAAGCTGCCTCAACTGAATTTCCCCAGGGCCATGTCAACACTCATCCATGTAGCTGTTCTCTTTAATGATGGCAGCCAGTTATGCTCGCAGGACACCTATGTGTAAGTCAGATGTGGGGGGCGACAGGTGACACTGACATGAGCCACGGAGAAGGGTGGCTGGCAGATTAACTGCCCTGTCTGGACTCTGCAGCATCTCAAGAATGCCCTGCTTGACCAGGGTCACCAAGAAATCCCCCAAAGTACCCACAACTGTGTGGCTCTGACccatgtgaatttaaaaatagcaGACACATGCCAGCAGGCTCCATTTCCTCCTTTCTGGTGGTGACAGGGACTCTAGTATTACTGCAGAGCTGTAAGAGGGTGTTCCAAAAGACCTCCATGTCCTACCTTAATTTGGGGGTTCTAAGGAAAATGAGGCCCAGGGAGAGGCCTGAAGGGAGCTCTTGCCAGTGTCCCGCATCCTGCCCCAGACAATTGGACCCAGGGTgctagccactgagccacatgccctttcctatttcatttggaaacagggtctcactgtttccTAAGCTCCTTGAACCCGAGaccttcctgcctccacctcgTGAGCTGCTAAGATTGAGAGTGTCTGCCACCGCAACCCCGCATTTCTTCTTCAAAGATACTAAGTGTTACATAAGGCTGTTACAAATAGTCAGGGGTCTCTAGGAAAACACAATGCTTCTGTGAGTCTTAAAGCATCTTTGCCATAAGGCTAGACACAGCCAGGCACAGCAGCAcacaacctgtaatcccaatgaattaggaggctgaggcaggaagctcacatgtctgaggccagcctcagcaactcagaccctgtttcaagataaaaattaaaaagggctggggatgtagttcaatggtaaaattcctgagttaaatccctagtacccaccccaccaaaaaaagaaaaaaagtcagataTAGCCCCGTCCACATGGAATCAAACCAGAATCTCTATCAGCGACTTCAGTTAACTTCCAGTGGACGACTGCCCTGTCAGGTCTGCTGCAGTCCTCTCCCCACCAGTTCGGAAGCTCCAGGGCACAACCAGCCTCTCAATGCAAAGACACATGCACCCTCCCGGTCCTGTGTGATGCCACCTGAACCTGATTCTCATGGCTCAGGACCATGCCCGCAGACCCTGCATCGCTTACCACATCCAACCCTGGGAACACTGCACGGCCCTTGGTCTCAATCATTTCTTCCATCTCATGCATGGCATCTCGAAGAACAAATTTTATGGAATTGCTTGCAGACTCAGGAAACATCTGGCAAAGATTATATAACTGCCTATGAAGCAGAAATTCAAGTCAGGAGAGGACTCTGGacaacaaaacacagaaaactcCTGGAAACTCGTTCTGTGCAGTCACCTGCTAATTGTGCAAGTCAGAAAGGGAAGTCTCTGGATGAACCCTTTGAACTCGCTGGCAACCCTCACACGCCAAGGGCCTGACCTCCATGCAATGCCCCAGTCTGAGCGACTCACTCTTTTCCTACTGTTGTCTGCTGAGCTTCCTGATGACCCAGGTAAGTTTTCTTTTtcggggtgtgtgggggggcttactggagattgaactcagggcccagTGCATGCcaaacaaatgctctaccactgatccacatccgaagcactttatattttgagacagggcctcactaaaattactgaggctggtctcaacttgcaaccctcttgcctcagtctccaagtagttggaattacaggcatgtgccaccactcctggctccaGATAATTTCTAATGGTGTTTTATGATAATTACTGTACTTAGACTTGCTGTTTCCTAACAATCTGGTAATGACCTCTGAGTGGAAACATTATTACTGTTGGGCACATTCTATGTGCCAGCTGTGGTACTTTACACATTAGCTCATTTATTCCTTGCAAATGCTTTGTTAAGACCATCCTTCTGTGTGTGCCAGCAGTACTGGAAGCCAGGGGCCACCGTGAGCGCCACAAGCTTCTAGTGGAATAAGGGTCAGAGCCCACCCCTACCATCCCTTTGCAGGACACAGGAGTGCTTTCCTAGCAGGAGATCACCAGCTCAAGTAGAGCCAGCCTTGTCAGGATCCACAGAGGTGGTGATGGACCTGGCCCACAGGGCTCAAGTTCCAGTAGTGACAATGGGATTCTCTACCATGCATTCCAAATACTTCCCAACCCCCCAGAGCTCCATTGGGAAACTAGGTACTCCTACTATAAGTGAGTCTGagggattcatttttttaaaaacaaggtcCCATCTCTGTGGTGCTGGGAGCAGCATGAGCCAGAGTGGGAAGGTGTCACTGTTACTGCCATGGGTTTGTTTTGTGAGTCCTGTTCACAAGCTCTGGGGACAGTCCACCTACCTGCCATGCTCATATCACCAGACTGCCTTACTGATTTCAAAATGTGTATTTATGAGCCTAACTGGGAGAAACATTGCCAGTTCAGCCCCATATCCTTAGGAACATAAACAGTTTTTACTTACACAACCAACTTATCAATTACTTTGAGGTCTGGTGGATCATTTGTAGCCAAATCTCCAATGTATTCCAAAAGGAAGCCGAACAGTTTCTGCAGGAACATGAATTGGGAAGAGAGCTTAGTGCTAAGCACCAAGATCGGAACCTCAGGCATGTGACTTCTGTTATCTAGTCTGGCAAAGGAGGTGGGTCAAGGGACCTCCTGCCACAGACATGGGACCTGTGCAAAATGCAGAGGCTCAACTGGAGCACAGGGACACCGGGAGGTGTCCAAGGACCAGGTGGCACTTGCAGACAGAGACACTGGTCACCAAAACTAACAGGGTGACACGTATCACCTACGGAGCAAGGGGGAGGGACATGTGCTATTGTCTCAGTAGGCAGAGCCATGGGATTGCTGTGAGCCATTTGCTCTCAAGTGAAAGGAAGGGCCTGTGCCAGGTCTAAGGGAGGTGCCCAGTGCCCAGGGGTGATTCTGTTGTGAGGCCTGCTCACAAGCTCTGGGGGACAGTCATGTGCTCCCCAGCAGGAGGCAACCTTCACATGTGTAACCTCAGCAATCCTGAGGCTCCGACTGGGGGCCTGCTCCTGCTCCCGGTACTCAGCACCTTGTCATTCCAACGTACTTCTAATTTCTCCTTGTTCCCCACTGCGAGACTTGGATGATTGCATTTCTGAATTCGCTCCACCACCAAAAGCTGCTCTTCCATCGATCTTCCTGATAACGCAGATCTCAGCTCCTCATAGGACTCAGGAGCTACCGAACCCAAACATACTTATTTTTACAATGAGCATGGCTCCCCCTGTGCTGACACAGGGGGACAGTAGTCACGACAAGAAATCTCCCTGCTTTAACAGAAGAGGTAAGGCACATCATACATGTGCTTTTGTTCACAAACAATCCAACGTAGTGGACACCTAGCTGAACTGGGCTATCTAGGATTGACCATGCACCCGAGGCCAGCCCCAGTGCATTTGTGGCCTAACACCCTTCCCTGAGCAGGACTTTGATTCAGTATCCACAACCCAGGGGTCactcagtgtcagtgttagttttattgcCTCAATGCCCCAGATGAGCTGGAAGGAGACACAAGAGCTAAGCAATGCCACCTCCCGAGACTCTCACCCATCAAGGTCACGTCCCTGGAGGTGAGCCTCACTGCTAGCTATCCTATAGAAAGAACCTCCAGTCACAGGATAACTCAGGGCTATTTACTTGAACTAGTTTTAGTGAACGTCAGACAAACCCCCGAAAGTTTACGTAGAGGGTTATGTGGCTAAACAAGTGCTCAGGCCTGAACACAAGCCTCTGGGATCCACAGAGAGAATGTGAAGACACTAGGTGAAAAGGTGTGTCTGCCTCATCTGCATACAGCCCACAGAAACTGCCCGGTGCAGACACAGCAGACTCCTGTGCACTCAAGCTGCACAGCTTAGCCAGGTCACAGAGGTTGTCCCTGGGCCCAAGAGAAGCAGCACCCTGCTACCTGCAAAGGTGTAGGGCAGCTCAGTTCTGGCAGCCTTCCGAGTGTTCTGGTCATCACTTCTCGATCTCTTCCCAGGAGTCTGCCCTTGCGCTCTCGGTGGCTTCCCGCTTTCCTCCTCACTCTCTGCATTCGAGTCCAGGTCTGAATGGCTGTCCGGGTTCCCGCTCTCCCCTTCGGCCTCTTCCTCGTCGCTCTCCCCTTCGGCCTCCTCCTCGTCGCTCTCCCCTTCGCCTTCCTCGTCGCTCCCTTGGATGCCAGCTTTCCCGCTTAGTTCTTTGTGGACATCCTCCTCAACGTTCATCTTTCCATCCTAGAAAGGGACCAGAGACCAGGAGCATCACTGTGCAAAGCACAGATTACACAACAGGTTCAGTGCGTTCCTACCTGTCCATCCCCTGGGCCTGGTCCTCCTTGCCCACCCCCATCTATGCTGTCAGACACAGGAGATGAGGGTTCTAGAATGATTTGGAGATGGTACATCTCTCCAGGGCTCCTGTGTTGGAATCTTCATCCTCAGTGTGGTGCTGTAAGAGGTGATGGATCTGCAAAAGGCGGggcctagggctggggctggggctgagtggtagagcgcctgcccagcatgcgcaaggccctggggtcaatcctcagcaccacataaaaataaataaagatattgtgcccaccagcaattaaaaaatatatttaaaaaaaaaaaggtggggctACTGGAAGGCCTTAGGTCAGGAAGGGCAGTGTCCTAGGAAAGGATTATGATAGTTCTCCTGGGACATTCTGGTGAGCTCTCAGGAAAGTCTTAAGAAACGTGTGAACCTggcccctctccctctcttgaCTTCTTATCTGGTGACATGATGACTTTCTCAAACCACCATGATGCCTTCACCACAACTGAGAAGATGATGTTGCCAAGCCCTTGAATGTCTATGACTGTGAGCTACGTAAGCCTCTTTATAAAACCACTGAACCTTGAGTATTAcgttataatagcaaaaaaaggACTAATATAGGTTCCTAGTGAGTTCTGCCAAGACTGGGTCTATGTCTTGCCAGGGAGCTGTGCAGGTCCAAGATTGGGAAGGTGTCCACTATCCATGGGTATCAGCAGCTCTGAGAGTTTGAGCATCATGCCTCTGTTGGGGACTTGGAACACAGAGGATAGCAGTGGTTTCCTAATTTGGGCGCAACCCCATTTCTGCTATTCCAGATAACCTTGGATTTTTTTTGCCAGCACCTGTCTTGGGCCCTTTTCTGTTCAAACAGCAGCCTGTCTATTTTTCTGCTTTCAGCCTTGCTATACTCTAAAAGGACAAGTGAGTAGAgacctttctcatttttatgaataaaaatatacccGTCTTAGAAACTTGATTACTCAAAAATACTCAGAGCCATAACCCTGCGTTAGTTGCCTGTTTTGCTGAGATCCTGCAGCTAACCAGTTAAACCGTACGATGAGAAAGTGCTTATTGTAACAACTGAGGAAAGCGGCAAAGGTAGTCCACGTGGCTCATCATCAGGCACCTTctgcagagggagggagacagagcaCACACAGGCTCCTTTATGAAGTTCTGATACCTGACATCCTCCAGCACTCAGATGAAGAACTTTAGAGAAATGGTTTCAGATTTGCATTCTCATCTGTGATGAACTCCTTATGTTTTCAAAttaacaggaaagaaaatgaagccaAATATCTTACTTTGTAAGAAAGCAGGCGCCTGTCATCTTTGTCCAGCACAAAGCCGTCATTTAAATCATCCGCTGACGTGTGGTTTGGATTCTTCATACTTTCATCCTCCTCCTTTCCAAGCATTCTTCGAAGTCTCTCAGCCtgacaggaaggaaaaagagaagccaCATGGTGTGAGCAAACACATGAAAAGAGAGTGTGTGTCCAGCTCCGTACCACAGGGCCTCCAGCCTGCCTTCTGCCATCTTCACTCAGAGAAGAGAGCTCTGGGTGTTAAGTGGGAGACTTCCATATTTATCAGACTATTCAATCTTGGTAAATACTTTCCAACCATAAGGA from Marmota flaviventris isolate mMarFla1 chromosome 7, mMarFla1.hap1, whole genome shotgun sequence encodes the following:
- the Nop14 gene encoding nucleolar protein 14 isoform X1, which gives rise to MGKARLAAARRQAPRAPLGGRGGAAKANPNPFEIKVNRQKFQILGRKTRHDVGLPGVARARAIRKRTQTLLKEYKERDKSNIFTDKRFGEYNSNISPEEKMMKRFALEQQRHHEKKSIYNLNEDEELTHYGQSLADIEKHNDIVDSDSDDEERGTLSAELTAAHFGGGVGLLHKKISQQEGEEGAKPKSRKELIEELIAKSKQEKRERQAKREDALELTEKLDQDWKEIQTLLSHKTPKSEKQEKKEKPKPDAYDIMVRELGFEMKAQPSNRMKTEEELAKEEQERLRKLEAERLRRMLGKEEDESMKNPNHTSADDLNDGFVLDKDDRRLLSYKDGKMNVEEDVHKELSGKAGIQGSDEEGEGESDEEEAEGESDEEEAEGESGNPDSHSDLDSNAESEEESGKPPRAQGQTPGKRSRSDDQNTRKAARTELPYTFAAPESYEELRSALSGRSMEEQLLVVERIQKCNHPSLAVGNKEKLEKLFGFLLEYIGDLATNDPPDLKVIDKLVVQLYNLCQMFPESASNSIKFVLRDAMHEMEEMIETKGRAVFPGLDVLIYLKIAGMLFPTSDFRHPVVTPAFLCLSQLLTKCPVLSLQDVVKGLFVCCLFLEFVALSHRFVPEVINFLLGILYIATPNTQSQGSTLVHPFRALGKNSELLLVSEAEDVATWQRGSLPLRWASGPSSPTAAEATHARLSCLAVCLALLKRCVLMYGTLPSFHAIIRPFPALLTEHLTRCSHPHELQELFQSTLAEVESQKQLYRPLLCEKSKPVPLKLFTPRLVKVLEFGRKQGSSKEEQERKRLIHKHKREFKGAVREIRKDNQFLARMQLSEIMERDAERKRRVKQLFNSLATQEGEWKALKRKKFKK
- the Nop14 gene encoding nucleolar protein 14 isoform X2; the encoded protein is MGKARLAAARRQAPRAPLGGRGGAAKANPNPFEIKVNRQKFQILGRKTRHDVGLPGVARARAIRKRTQTLLKEYKERDKSNIFTDKRFGEYNSNISPEEKMMKRFALEQQRHHEKKSIYNLNEDEELTHYGQSLADIEKHNDIVDSDSDDEERGTLSAELTAAHFGGGVGLLHKKISQQEGEEGAKPKSRKELIEELIAKSKQEKRERQAKREDALELTEKLDQDWKEIQTLLSHKTPKSEKQEKKEKPKPDAYDIMVRELGFEMKAQPSNRMKTEEELAKEEQERLRKLEAERLRRMLGKEEDESMKNPNHTSADDLNDGFVLDKDDRRLLSYKDGKMNVEEDVHKELSGKAGIQGSDEEGEGESDEEEAEGESDEEEAEGESGNPDSHSDLDSNAESEEESGKPPRAQGQTPGKRSRSDDQNTRKAARTELPYTFAAPESYEELRSALSGRSMEEQLLVVERIQKCNHPSLAVGNKEKLEKLFGFLLEYIGDLATNDPPDLKVIDKLVVQLYNLCQMFPESASNSIKFVLRDAMHEMEEMIETKGRAVFPGLDVLIYLKIAGMLFPTSDFRHPVVTPAFLCLSQLLTKCPVLSLQDVVKGLFVCCLFLEFVALSHRFVPEVINFLLGILYIATPNTQSQEHLGRIPNCSWSLKQKMWPPGRGEASPCAGQVGRAPQLQLRPPTPDCPAWLCVWPC